The following are encoded in a window of Arthrobacter antioxidans genomic DNA:
- a CDS encoding alpha/beta fold hydrolase, whose protein sequence is MTTPFSSLEDFVALPRLSGLALNREGTRLVTSVATLDPTKTAYRTALWEVDPTGGQPARRLTRSTAGESGAAFLASGDLLFTSSRPDPDDTDGEKRPALWRLPATGGEASLVLTRAGGVAGVATAETADVVVLTGSALAGSANEEDDAARRKSRKEAGVAAILHAGYPVRYWDADLGPDEPRYFGLKDLGGSDGGASLDDLVPSARGGLREARPVLDPEGAALFSSLTLPEERGSQRSVLVRVDVGTKELTVLLDDRENDYAPGPVSPDGRFLVVVRDRRTTVDLAPRTTLLLLPLDGGDPVTLAEDWDRWPSPAAWLPDGSALVVTADDDGAAPVFVIDVATGAVRRVTQDAAAYTDVRVSPDGATAYALRSSYLFPAEVVRIDLATGRTERLHNPAERPELPGSLERIESVGEDGQPVRSWLVLPEGASADHPAPALLWIHGGPIGSWNAWTWRWSPWIMAARGYAVLLPDPALSTGYGQHMVDRGWGQWGRAPYTDLMAATDTLVAREDIDRTRVAAMGGSFGGYMANWVAGHTDRFAAIVTHASLWALDQFGPTTDAAFYWEREMTPEAREENSPHHHVGSIGTPMLVIHGDKDYRVPIGEGLRLWYELLSASKLAAGEGGETPHRFLYFPDENHWILKPQHARIWYGVVEAFLATHLLGEERDLPPELGL, encoded by the coding sequence ATGACCACGCCCTTCTCCTCCCTCGAGGACTTCGTCGCCCTTCCCCGCCTGAGCGGGCTCGCCCTCAACCGGGAGGGCACGCGGCTCGTGACTTCCGTGGCGACCCTCGATCCCACGAAGACCGCCTACCGGACGGCGCTCTGGGAAGTCGATCCCACCGGCGGGCAGCCGGCCCGGCGGCTCACCCGCAGCACCGCCGGCGAATCCGGGGCGGCGTTCCTCGCGAGCGGTGACCTGCTGTTCACGTCGTCGCGGCCGGACCCGGACGACACCGACGGCGAGAAGCGCCCGGCACTCTGGCGCCTCCCGGCCACGGGCGGGGAGGCCTCGCTGGTGCTGACCCGCGCAGGCGGAGTGGCAGGGGTGGCGACGGCGGAGACGGCCGACGTCGTCGTCCTGACGGGCAGCGCACTCGCGGGCTCGGCGAACGAGGAGGACGACGCCGCGCGCCGGAAGTCCCGCAAGGAGGCGGGCGTCGCCGCCATCCTGCATGCCGGGTATCCCGTCCGCTACTGGGACGCCGATCTCGGCCCCGACGAGCCGCGCTACTTCGGGCTGAAGGACCTCGGCGGTTCCGACGGTGGGGCGTCACTCGACGACCTCGTCCCGTCGGCACGCGGCGGCCTCAGGGAGGCCCGCCCCGTCCTGGACCCCGAGGGGGCCGCCCTGTTCTCCTCCCTCACCCTGCCGGAGGAGCGCGGATCCCAGCGCTCCGTCCTCGTCCGCGTCGACGTCGGCACGAAGGAACTGACCGTCCTGCTCGACGACCGCGAGAACGACTACGCCCCGGGGCCCGTCAGCCCCGACGGACGCTTCCTCGTGGTCGTCAGGGACCGGCGCACCACGGTGGACCTCGCGCCGCGGACCACCCTGCTGCTGCTCCCGCTGGACGGCGGGGATCCGGTGACGCTGGCGGAGGACTGGGACCGCTGGCCGTCCCCCGCGGCCTGGCTGCCGGACGGCTCGGCCCTCGTGGTCACGGCCGACGACGACGGCGCCGCGCCGGTGTTCGTCATCGACGTCGCCACCGGTGCCGTCCGGCGGGTGACGCAGGACGCCGCCGCCTACACCGACGTCCGCGTGTCCCCCGACGGCGCCACCGCCTACGCCCTGCGCAGTTCCTATCTCTTCCCGGCGGAGGTGGTCCGCATCGACCTCGCAACCGGCCGGACGGAGCGCCTCCACAACCCGGCGGAGCGCCCCGAGCTGCCCGGCTCGCTCGAGCGGATCGAATCCGTGGGCGAGGACGGCCAGCCCGTCAGGTCCTGGCTCGTCCTGCCGGAGGGGGCCTCGGCAGACCATCCGGCACCGGCCCTGCTGTGGATCCACGGTGGACCGATCGGCTCCTGGAACGCCTGGACCTGGCGCTGGTCGCCCTGGATCATGGCGGCCCGCGGCTACGCCGTCCTGCTCCCCGATCCGGCGCTCTCCACGGGGTACGGCCAGCACATGGTGGACCGCGGGTGGGGGCAGTGGGGGCGCGCTCCCTACACGGACCTGATGGCCGCCACGGACACCCTCGTGGCGCGCGAGGACATCGACCGCACGCGGGTCGCCGCGATGGGCGGCAGCTTCGGCGGCTACATGGCGAACTGGGTGGCCGGGCACACCGACCGCTTCGCGGCGATCGTCACGCACGCGAGCCTCTGGGCCCTCGACCAGTTCGGCCCCACCACGGATGCCGCCTTCTACTGGGAGCGGGAGATGACGCCGGAGGCCAGGGAGGAGAACTCCCCGCATCACCACGTGGGCAGCATCGGGACGCCGATGCTCGTCATCCACGGGGACAAGGACTACCGCGTCCCCATCGGGGAGGGCCTCAGGCTCTGGTACGAGCTGCTGTCGGCCTCGAAGCTGGCCGCCGGCGAGGGTGGTGAGACCCCCCACCGGTTCCTCTACTTCCCCGACGAGAACCACTGGATCCTCAAACCCCAGCACGCCCGGATCTGGTACGGGGTCGTCGAGGCGTTCCTCGCCACCCACCTCCTGGGCGAGGAGCGTGACCTGCCCCCCGAGCTCGGACTGTAG
- a CDS encoding bacteriorhodopsin-like: MIPDALTQGQYDTVYNFLSLVIAAQLFTALFLVLALQRVLPRYRQALIIAAVVCGIAAYHYFRIFDSFREAFVTEAVGGRGTYEQAAGASFNEGYRYVDWLLTVPLLLVELIAVLALARAVQARLLRQLIPAATLMILLGYPGEISSTDGARVLWGVLSTIPFLFILYVLFVELTKSLDRQPPGVKSLISRLRILLLVSWLVYPVAYALPLLGISGADAWVLKQGGYSLADIAAKAVYGLIIYRLAKLKSYADDPAFAAVEGGLDEEDDARPGRRSTAAEPARSIPRRDADEAA; encoded by the coding sequence ATGATCCCAGACGCCCTCACCCAGGGCCAGTACGATACGGTCTACAACTTCCTCTCGCTCGTCATCGCCGCCCAGCTGTTCACCGCACTCTTCCTGGTACTCGCCCTCCAGCGGGTACTTCCCCGCTACCGGCAGGCCCTGATCATCGCGGCGGTCGTCTGCGGTATCGCCGCGTACCACTACTTCCGCATCTTCGACTCGTTCAGGGAGGCCTTCGTCACCGAGGCCGTCGGTGGCCGTGGCACGTACGAGCAGGCCGCCGGGGCCTCGTTCAACGAGGGCTACCGCTACGTCGACTGGCTGCTGACGGTGCCGCTCCTGCTCGTGGAACTCATCGCCGTGCTCGCCCTGGCCCGCGCGGTGCAGGCACGGCTGCTGCGGCAGCTCATCCCCGCGGCGACCCTGATGATCCTCCTCGGGTACCCCGGGGAGATCAGTTCGACGGACGGCGCCCGCGTGTTGTGGGGTGTCCTGTCGACCATCCCGTTCCTGTTCATCCTGTACGTTCTGTTCGTCGAACTGACGAAGTCCCTCGACCGGCAGCCTCCGGGCGTGAAGTCCCTGATCAGCCGGCTGCGGATCCTGCTCCTGGTCAGCTGGCTCGTCTACCCGGTGGCCTACGCCCTGCCGCTGCTGGGGATTTCCGGCGCGGACGCCTGGGTCCTCAAGCAAGGGGGCTACTCCCTCGCGGACATCGCGGCGAAGGCGGTCTACGGTCTCATCATCTATCGTCTCGCGAAGCTGAAGTCCTACGCGGACGATCCGGCCTTCGCCGCCGTCGAAGGGGGACTCGACGAGGAGGACGACGCACGGCCCGGGCGCCGCAGCACTGCCGCGGAACCTGCACGGAGCATCCCTCGCCGCGACGCGGACGAGGCGGCCTGA
- a CDS encoding amino-acid N-acetyltransferase: protein MTESITIRRARTSDVPAIKALVEPLAEERILMAKETVAYYEGLPEFRIAESDDGEVLGCGALHIMWEDLAEVRTLATSPAARGRGVGHALVEQLLEEARAYGVSRVFCLTFEVGFFRRHGFEVMADQSAVDPRVYSELLRSHDEGVAEFLDLARVKPNTLGNTRMIREL from the coding sequence ATGACCGAGTCCATCACCATCCGCCGCGCCCGCACCTCGGACGTCCCCGCCATCAAGGCACTCGTCGAGCCGCTCGCCGAGGAGCGCATCCTGATGGCGAAGGAGACGGTGGCCTACTACGAGGGCCTCCCCGAATTCCGGATCGCGGAGTCCGACGACGGCGAGGTGCTCGGGTGCGGGGCACTGCACATCATGTGGGAGGACCTCGCGGAGGTGCGCACGCTGGCTACCTCGCCGGCCGCCCGCGGTCGTGGCGTGGGGCACGCCCTGGTGGAGCAGCTGCTGGAGGAGGCCCGGGCATACGGCGTCAGCCGGGTCTTCTGCCTGACGTTCGAGGTCGGGTTCTTCCGGCGTCACGGGTTCGAGGTCATGGCCGACCAGTCCGCGGTGGACCCCCGCGTCTACTCCGAGCTCCTCAGGTCGCACGACGAAGGCGTCGCCGAGTTCCTCGACCTCGCACGCGTCAAGCCGAACACCCTCGGCAACACCCGCATGATCCGGGAGCTGTGA
- a CDS encoding CsbD family protein, producing MGLDDKIGNKGQDLGGKVKEGLGKATGNENMEAEGHKDQASSSLKDAGENVKDAFKRD from the coding sequence ATGGGACTGGATGACAAGATCGGGAACAAGGGCCAGGATCTCGGCGGCAAGGTCAAGGAAGGCCTGGGCAAGGCCACCGGCAACGAGAACATGGAAGCCGAGGGCCACAAGGACCAGGCCAGCTCGAGCCTCAAGGATGCCGGCGAGAACGTCAAGGACGCGTTCAAGCGCGACTGA
- the dhaK gene encoding dihydroxyacetone kinase subunit DhaK, producing MKKLINDPKAVVNESVEGFGIAHADLVTVHPEPLFITRKDAPVRGKVGLVSGGGSGHEPLHAGFVGRGMLDAAVPGAVFTSPTPDQIIPATTAVDGGAGVLHIVKNYTGDVLNFETAAEMAEAEGVTVRSVLVNDDVAVEDSLYTAGRRGVGGTVLVERIAGAAAERGDDLDGVTAVAQRVVDNVRSMGVALAACTVPHAGVPSFDLSDEEIEIGIGIHGEPGRHKIAMENADGITQRLLDPIVADLKLASGDRTIVMVNGMGGTPASELYIVFRKVAQLLEGLGVSIDRSLVGNYITALEMQGASLTVLRADDEMLELWDSPVLTAALRWGA from the coding sequence ATGAAGAAGCTCATCAATGACCCCAAGGCCGTGGTCAACGAGTCGGTCGAAGGGTTCGGTATCGCGCACGCCGACCTCGTGACCGTCCACCCCGAGCCCCTGTTCATCACCCGCAAGGACGCCCCCGTCCGGGGCAAGGTGGGCCTCGTCTCCGGGGGCGGCAGCGGCCACGAACCGCTCCATGCGGGGTTCGTGGGCCGCGGGATGCTCGACGCCGCCGTCCCGGGTGCCGTCTTCACCTCCCCCACACCGGACCAGATCATCCCGGCGACCACCGCGGTCGACGGCGGTGCGGGCGTCCTGCACATCGTGAAGAACTACACCGGGGACGTCCTCAACTTCGAGACGGCGGCCGAGATGGCCGAAGCGGAGGGCGTCACGGTGCGGTCCGTCCTCGTGAACGACGACGTCGCCGTCGAGGACTCGCTGTACACGGCGGGCCGGCGCGGCGTCGGGGGGACAGTCCTCGTGGAGCGGATCGCCGGTGCTGCCGCGGAGCGCGGGGACGATCTCGACGGCGTGACCGCCGTGGCCCAGCGCGTCGTCGACAACGTCCGTTCCATGGGCGTGGCCCTCGCGGCCTGCACCGTCCCGCACGCCGGCGTGCCGAGCTTCGACCTCTCCGACGAGGAGATCGAGATCGGCATCGGCATCCACGGGGAGCCGGGGCGGCACAAGATCGCCATGGAGAATGCGGACGGCATCACGCAGCGACTCCTGGACCCCATCGTGGCGGACCTCAAGCTCGCGTCCGGTGACCGCACGATCGTGATGGTGAACGGCATGGGCGGGACGCCCGCCAGCGAGCTGTACATCGTGTTCCGGAAGGTCGCGCAGCTGCTCGAAGGGCTCGGCGTGAGCATCGACCGCTCCCTGGTCGGGAACTACATCACGGCGCTCGAGATGCAGGGGGCGTCGCTGACCGTCCTGCGGGCCGACGACGAGATGCTGGAACTCTGGGACTCGCCCGTGCTCACCGCCGCACTGCGCTGGGGGGCATGA
- the dhaL gene encoding dihydroxyacetone kinase subunit DhaL has product MTQPLDSRWAVLWVHEAARVVAENRTRLIELDRAIGDADHGENMDRGFSAAVAKLDAGEAPGTPAAVLKQVAMTLMSTVGGAAGPLYGTAFLRAATFLGDAEEIDAAAAAGMIRAARDGIVARGKAEVGDKTMVDAWTPATDAAETAAQAGASASDVLAAAAAAAHAGAVATEPLIARKGRASYLGERSAGHRDPGAESTALILQVAAETAGGPVG; this is encoded by the coding sequence ATGACGCAACCCCTGGACTCCCGGTGGGCCGTGCTGTGGGTCCATGAGGCCGCCCGGGTGGTCGCCGAGAACCGCACGCGCCTGATCGAACTCGACAGGGCCATCGGGGACGCCGACCATGGCGAGAACATGGACCGGGGCTTCAGCGCCGCCGTCGCCAAGCTCGATGCGGGGGAGGCCCCCGGTACGCCGGCGGCGGTACTCAAGCAGGTGGCCATGACACTGATGTCCACCGTCGGAGGCGCCGCCGGGCCCCTGTACGGGACGGCGTTCCTGCGGGCCGCGACCTTCCTGGGCGACGCGGAGGAGATCGACGCCGCGGCGGCCGCCGGGATGATCAGGGCCGCGCGTGACGGCATCGTCGCGCGCGGAAAGGCGGAGGTCGGGGACAAGACCATGGTCGACGCCTGGACCCCCGCCACCGACGCGGCCGAGACCGCCGCCCAGGCAGGTGCGAGCGCGTCCGATGTCCTGGCGGCGGCGGCCGCCGCGGCACACGCCGGAGCCGTCGCCACGGAACCGCTGATCGCCCGGAAGGGCAGGGCGAGCTACCTCGGCGAACGCAGTGCCGGGCATCGGGACCCGGGCGCGGAGTCGACGGCCCTCATCCTGCAGGTCGCGGCGGAGACCGCCGGAGGGCCGGTCGGATGA
- the dhaM gene encoding dihydroxyacetone kinase phosphoryl donor subunit DhaM: MSVGLVIVSHSEKIAEGVVELAAQMAPDVVLASAGGTGTGAGPARIGTSFDLVQAAIERADGGDGVVILTDLGSAVMTAEMVLEFLEPEVRERVRLAEAALVEGAVAAAVQAQGGSPVDDVVRAAEGAVVSIRPEELEPFVTHAAAAPGAGPSAGQAPEGDAGPTARGSWTLPNQMGLHARPAATLATGLTDLDAEITVNGVDGKSVMLLMSLGLGQGRTLTVEAVGPDAQAAVDFVGREVEAGFGEPA; the protein is encoded by the coding sequence ATGAGCGTAGGCCTCGTCATCGTGTCGCACAGCGAGAAGATCGCGGAGGGCGTCGTCGAGCTCGCAGCCCAGATGGCACCCGACGTCGTCCTCGCGTCCGCCGGGGGAACGGGCACCGGCGCCGGGCCCGCCCGGATCGGCACGAGCTTCGACCTGGTCCAGGCCGCGATCGAGCGGGCGGACGGCGGCGACGGCGTCGTCATCCTCACGGACCTCGGCTCGGCCGTCATGACGGCCGAGATGGTGCTCGAGTTCCTCGAACCCGAGGTGCGGGAGCGGGTCCGCCTCGCGGAGGCGGCGCTCGTGGAGGGGGCCGTCGCCGCCGCGGTGCAGGCCCAGGGCGGTTCTCCCGTGGACGACGTCGTGCGGGCAGCCGAGGGTGCCGTCGTCTCCATCCGGCCCGAGGAGCTCGAACCCTTCGTGACACACGCCGCGGCAGCGCCGGGGGCCGGACCGTCCGCCGGCCAGGCACCGGAGGGGGACGCAGGACCGACGGCCCGCGGCTCGTGGACGCTGCCGAACCAGATGGGCCTGCATGCCCGCCCTGCGGCCACGCTCGCCACCGGACTCACGGACCTCGACGCGGAGATCACCGTGAACGGCGTCGACGGCAAGTCGGTCATGCTCCTGATGAGCCTCGGTCTCGGCCAGGGCCGGACGCTCACGGTCGAGGCCGTCGGCCCCGACGCGCAGGCAGCAGTGGACTTCGTGGGCAGGGAGGTCGAGGCGGGCTTCGGCGAACCGGCCTGA
- a CDS encoding A/G-specific adenine glycosylase: MEPGTATSAGPARPTDAIGAAPTTLAALHSRVTDWFTASARDLPWRDARCSPWGVLVSEVMLQQTPVVRVLPVWHEWLDRWPTPADLAAEPSGSAVRHWGRLGYPRRALRLHAAATAILERHGGAVPSTYDDLLALPGVGTYTAAAVAAFAFGRRETVVDTNIRRVHARLVGGSALPAPALTVAETKRAVALLPREAALSVRWNAAVMELGAVVCTARAPQCDACPVLDACAWVAAGRPAPDYVPKGQAWAGTDRQVRGAIVAVLRHADAPVPRPLLLEAPVDLGMGSSDGATGPAVSLPGPLAALHGLRAPTEQLERALAGLLADGLAEELAEGIRLPG, from the coding sequence ATGGAACCCGGCACCGCGACGTCCGCCGGTCCCGCACGACCGACGGACGCGATCGGCGCGGCACCGACCACCCTGGCCGCACTGCACAGCCGGGTGACCGACTGGTTCACCGCCTCGGCGCGTGATCTTCCGTGGCGGGATGCCCGCTGCTCCCCCTGGGGCGTCCTCGTCAGCGAGGTGATGCTCCAGCAGACCCCCGTGGTCCGGGTGCTCCCGGTCTGGCACGAGTGGCTCGACCGCTGGCCCACCCCCGCGGACCTCGCCGCGGAACCCTCCGGCAGCGCCGTGCGGCATTGGGGGCGCCTCGGCTACCCCCGGCGCGCCCTGCGCCTCCACGCCGCAGCAACCGCCATCCTCGAGCGCCACGGCGGCGCCGTCCCCTCGACCTACGACGACCTCCTGGCCCTGCCCGGGGTGGGCACCTACACCGCAGCCGCGGTGGCCGCCTTCGCGTTCGGCCGGCGCGAGACCGTCGTCGACACGAACATCCGCCGGGTCCACGCGCGCCTCGTCGGGGGCAGCGCCCTACCGGCCCCGGCGCTGACGGTCGCCGAGACGAAGCGCGCCGTGGCACTTTTGCCCCGCGAGGCGGCGCTCTCCGTCCGGTGGAACGCCGCCGTGATGGAACTCGGGGCCGTCGTGTGCACGGCCCGGGCCCCGCAGTGCGACGCCTGTCCCGTGCTGGACGCCTGCGCCTGGGTGGCCGCGGGACGGCCCGCCCCGGACTACGTCCCGAAGGGCCAGGCCTGGGCCGGGACGGACCGGCAGGTGCGCGGCGCCATCGTCGCCGTGCTGCGGCACGCCGACGCCCCGGTCCCGCGGCCCCTCCTGCTGGAAGCACCCGTGGACCTCGGCATGGGATCGTCCGACGGCGCCACCGGTCCCGCCGTCTCCCTGCCCGGCCCCCTGGCGGCCCTGCACGGGCTGCGGGCACCGACCGAGCAGCTCGAACGGGCCCTCGCCGGCCTCCTCGCCGACGGCCTGGCCGAGGAACTGGCCGAGGGGATCCGGCTGCCGGGCTGA
- the disA gene encoding DNA integrity scanning diadenylate cyclase DisA, with amino-acid sequence MVRTPEDALKATLARVAPGTHLRDGLERILRGRTGALIVLGFDRTVDSICSGGFDIGIEFSPTRLRELAKMDGAIVCDKDASKILRAAVQLVPDHTIETQESGTRHRTAERVAKQTGLPVISVSQSMQIIALYIDGLRHVLEGSEPVLARANQALATLERYRARLDQVTSSLSALEIEAMVTVRDVAVTLQRQEMVRRISEEISQYVLELGVDGRLLSLQVEELTTGLGPGSEMVLRDYMDLGNSTAPVEERVAKLQGFSSADLIDLGTIASVLGFNPSLDSLEAVIQPKGYRLLSGIKAMPPAVANRLVEHFDGLQNLMAANIEDLMAVDGIGEQRARTVREGLSRIAETSLLDRFM; translated from the coding sequence ATGGTTCGGACTCCCGAGGACGCGCTCAAAGCCACCCTCGCCAGAGTAGCCCCGGGCACGCACCTCCGCGACGGTCTTGAGCGAATCCTGAGGGGACGGACCGGTGCGCTGATCGTCCTCGGCTTCGACCGCACGGTGGATTCCATCTGTTCCGGCGGATTCGACATCGGGATCGAGTTCTCCCCCACGCGCCTGCGCGAACTCGCGAAAATGGACGGCGCGATCGTCTGCGACAAGGACGCGAGCAAGATCCTCCGCGCCGCGGTGCAGCTGGTGCCCGACCACACCATCGAGACGCAGGAATCCGGGACACGCCACCGCACCGCCGAGCGGGTCGCGAAGCAGACCGGCCTCCCTGTGATCAGCGTCAGCCAGTCGATGCAGATCATCGCCCTGTACATCGACGGCCTGCGCCATGTCCTCGAGGGCTCCGAGCCGGTGCTCGCCCGGGCCAATCAGGCGCTGGCCACCCTCGAGCGGTACCGCGCGCGGCTCGACCAGGTCACCAGCTCGCTGTCCGCCCTGGAGATCGAGGCGATGGTCACGGTGCGCGACGTCGCCGTCACCCTGCAGCGCCAGGAGATGGTGCGCAGGATCTCCGAGGAGATCTCGCAGTACGTGCTGGAACTCGGCGTCGACGGCCGCCTGCTCTCGCTGCAGGTGGAGGAGCTCACCACGGGCCTCGGCCCCGGCAGCGAGATGGTGCTGCGCGACTACATGGACCTCGGCAACAGCACCGCGCCGGTCGAGGAGCGCGTGGCGAAACTGCAGGGCTTCAGCTCCGCGGACCTCATCGACCTCGGCACCATCGCGAGCGTGCTGGGCTTCAATCCCTCCCTGGACTCGCTGGAGGCGGTCATCCAGCCGAAGGGCTACCGGCTGCTCTCCGGCATCAAGGCCATGCCGCCCGCCGTGGCGAACCGGCTGGTGGAGCACTTCGACGGCCTGCAGAACCTCATGGCCGCCAACATCGAGGACCTCATGGCCGTCGACGGCATCGGCGAGCAGCGCGCACGGACGGTCCGTGAGGGGTTGTCGCGCATCGCCGAGACGAGCCTCCTCGACCGCTTCATGTAG
- the radA gene encoding DNA repair protein RadA: MATKTSPASRAGRNNTPGYRCAECGWTTAKWVGRCGECQAWGTVEETGQVVARTTAATAVTTPARRIAEVDATLSGYQPTRIDELDRVLGGGLVPGAVILLAGEPGVGKSTLLLDVAARVARLGKNVLYVTGEESAAQVKLRADRIDAVADSLYLSAETDLGQALGQVEKVDPALLIVDSVQTLSSAAVDGSAGGVTQVREVAASLIGAAKARGMTTLLVGHVTKDGSIAGPRLLEHLVDVVCQFEGERHSRLRLLRAVKNRYGPTDEVGCFDLTDSGIEGLADPSGLFVSRTKDPVSGTCITVTLEGRRPLLAEVQALLAESPNSQPRRATSGLDSSRVAMLLAVLQSRASVSLHKDDSYVATVGGVRLTEPATDLAVALAIASAKTDHPLAARLVAFGEVGLAGEVRPVPGIGRRIQEAQRLGFTHAIVPASPAGTEPVPKGFSVREVSTLAEALALLF; encoded by the coding sequence ATGGCCACGAAGACCTCTCCCGCCTCACGTGCGGGCCGCAACAACACCCCGGGTTACCGCTGCGCCGAATGCGGGTGGACCACCGCCAAGTGGGTGGGTCGCTGCGGCGAGTGCCAGGCGTGGGGCACCGTCGAGGAGACCGGGCAGGTCGTCGCGCGCACCACTGCCGCCACGGCGGTCACGACGCCGGCCCGGCGGATCGCCGAGGTGGACGCGACGCTCTCCGGGTACCAGCCCACCCGGATCGACGAACTGGACCGCGTCCTCGGCGGCGGACTGGTGCCCGGCGCCGTGATCCTCCTCGCCGGCGAACCGGGCGTCGGCAAGTCCACCCTCCTCCTCGACGTCGCCGCGCGGGTCGCACGGCTCGGCAAGAACGTCCTCTACGTGACGGGTGAGGAATCGGCGGCCCAGGTGAAGCTGCGGGCAGACCGGATCGACGCCGTCGCCGACTCCCTGTACCTGAGCGCGGAGACGGATCTCGGCCAGGCGCTCGGCCAGGTGGAGAAGGTGGACCCCGCGCTGCTCATCGTCGACTCCGTGCAGACGCTCAGCAGCGCCGCGGTGGACGGCAGCGCGGGCGGGGTGACGCAGGTGCGGGAGGTCGCGGCGTCGCTCATCGGGGCGGCGAAGGCGCGGGGGATGACCACGCTGCTCGTGGGGCACGTCACCAAGGACGGCTCCATCGCCGGACCGAGGCTCCTCGAGCACCTCGTCGACGTCGTGTGCCAGTTCGAGGGCGAGCGTCATTCCCGCCTCCGCCTCCTGCGCGCGGTGAAGAACCGGTACGGGCCCACGGACGAGGTGGGATGCTTCGACCTGACGGACAGCGGTATCGAGGGGTTGGCCGACCCCAGCGGCCTCTTCGTGTCCCGCACCAAGGACCCCGTGTCGGGCACGTGCATCACGGTGACGCTGGAGGGCCGGCGCCCGCTCCTGGCGGAGGTCCAGGCCCTGCTCGCCGAGTCGCCGAACTCGCAGCCGCGGCGTGCCACCAGCGGGCTCGACAGCTCCCGCGTCGCGATGCTGCTGGCCGTCCTGCAGAGCCGCGCGTCGGTCAGCCTGCACAAGGACGACAGCTACGTCGCGACGGTCGGCGGGGTCCGGCTGACCGAGCCCGCCACCGATCTCGCCGTCGCGCTGGCGATCGCCTCCGCGAAGACGGACCATCCGCTGGCGGCGCGGCTCGTGGCGTTCGGGGAGGTGGGCCTCGCAGGCGAGGTGCGCCCGGTCCCGGGCATCGGCCGGCGCATCCAGGAGGCTCAGCGTCTCGGCTTCACGCATGCGATCGTCCCCGCCTCGCCTGCCGGTACGGAGCCGGTGCCGAAGGGCTTCTCGGTGCGGGAGGTCTCCACGCTCGCGGAGGCCCTGGCGCTGCTGTTCTGA
- a CDS encoding FUSC family protein, protein MPPRQGMSTTLDFLRKRSRIGFKRSANSVVPALQMTVCAVGAYAFAEQVLGHNGPLFAATSSMISLGFSRDPRLRRVLEVAIGCTLGIAVGDLLLALFGTGLWQAALVLFISILLARFLDSGTIFTTQLGLQSLLVVLLPAPEGGPFTRSADAIVGGLFALVITVFLPRDPRREPKTNVRGLLDELSGVLRDGASALRKSDSTLAWHALIRARNCQSQLDGLTGSMKAAREVARISPAHRRHREELGSLGEAIDSIDLAIRNSRVFSRRLTSVINHAALTDEAIDALSQSLEDTADAVDVLSRALSAGDPAERRLNLRQARNELAAVATDLHPRTLHISRLEGEGLVLLFRPLIVDLLSATGLPHEDAADYLPRL, encoded by the coding sequence ATGCCGCCGCGCCAGGGAATGTCCACCACGCTGGACTTCCTACGCAAGCGCTCCCGGATCGGCTTCAAGCGCAGCGCCAACTCCGTGGTCCCCGCCCTGCAGATGACCGTCTGCGCGGTGGGTGCCTATGCCTTCGCGGAGCAGGTCCTGGGTCACAACGGACCGCTGTTCGCGGCGACGTCCTCCATGATCTCGCTGGGCTTCTCCCGGGATCCCCGCCTGCGGCGCGTCCTCGAGGTGGCGATCGGCTGCACCCTCGGGATCGCCGTGGGGGATCTCCTGCTCGCCCTGTTCGGCACCGGTCTGTGGCAGGCCGCCCTCGTGCTGTTCATCTCGATCCTGCTGGCCCGGTTCCTGGACAGCGGGACCATCTTCACGACGCAGCTCGGACTGCAGTCGCTGCTGGTGGTGCTGCTCCCGGCGCCGGAGGGCGGGCCGTTCACGCGGAGTGCCGACGCGATCGTGGGTGGCCTGTTCGCGCTCGTGATCACCGTGTTCCTGCCCCGCGACCCGCGCCGCGAGCCGAAGACGAACGTGCGTGGGCTCCTGGACGAACTCTCCGGAGTGCTCCGCGACGGCGCCTCGGCCCTCCGGAAGAGCGACTCCACGCTGGCATGGCACGCGCTGATCCGTGCGCGGAACTGCCAGTCCCAGCTGGACGGCCTGACGGGCAGCATGAAGGCCGCCCGGGAGGTGGCACGCATCTCCCCCGCGCACCGGCGCCACCGCGAGGAACTCGGCTCCCTGGGGGAGGCCATCGACTCGATCGACCTCGCCATCCGCAACAGCCGCGTGTTCTCCCGCCGCCTGACCTCCGTCATCAACCACGCGGCGCTCACCGACGAGGCGATCGACGCCCTGAGCCAGTCCCTCGAGGACACGGCCGACGCCGTCGACGTGCTGAGCCGCGCACTGTCGGCCGGCGATCCTGCCGAGCGGCGCCTCAATCTGCGGCAGGCACGCAACGAACTGGCGGCCGTCGCGACGGACCTCCACCCCAGGACCCTCCACATCAGCCGCCTCGAGGGCGAGGGCCTCGTACTCCTCTTCCGGCCGCTCATCGTGGACCTCCTCAGCGCCACGGGACTCCCGCACGAGGACGCCGCCGACTACCTGCCGCGGCTCTGA